In Flavobacterium sp. N1736, the following are encoded in one genomic region:
- a CDS encoding DUF6642 family protein, protein MDNDKFIFCLEGVPDVDTQIETLVVRNLEEIAIDQGIASIYKTCDTIEGLEESLNVLLYEDHNFKDYEIIYLVMPGESNNICLHDYYYSLEEIAELFEGKMKGKIIHFANKKILDLNEEEAQYFLDITGARAISGYGSTYNKIASSSTIDKAFFSLYQDNDDLIEVVEELYQKHYALCQLLDFRLYY, encoded by the coding sequence ATGGATAATGATAAATTTATTTTCTGTCTTGAAGGCGTTCCTGATGTCGATACGCAAATAGAGACTCTAGTAGTTAGAAATCTGGAAGAAATAGCCATTGATCAGGGAATTGCGAGTATTTACAAAACTTGTGATACGATCGAAGGTCTGGAAGAAAGTTTGAATGTATTGCTTTATGAAGATCATAATTTTAAGGATTATGAAATTATTTATTTAGTAATGCCGGGGGAATCCAACAATATATGCCTTCATGATTATTATTACAGCCTTGAAGAAATAGCAGAACTTTTTGAAGGAAAAATGAAAGGAAAAATTATTCATTTTGCCAATAAAAAAATACTGGACCTCAACGAAGAAGAAGCTCAATATTTTCTGGACATTACCGGTGCCCGCGCCATTTCCGGATACGGTTCTACTTATAATAAAATTGCCAGCAGCAGCACTATTGATAAAGCTTTTTTTAGTTTATATCAGGATAATGATGATCTTATCGAAGTGGTTGAAGAATTGTATCAAAAACATTATGCCTTGTGTCAGCTTCTCGATTTTAGACTATATTATTAG